TTAGTTCAacctcagggctgggctgggaatTGTCCTCACTGGGTGAGCTCTGCTCCTACACTACAGAACacctccttggggaaaaaaaaggataaggcAGCACCACTCGTAGCCAACAGGttagaagaaagcaaagacaTGCCCTTTGCTTATAACACACCTCTTCAGAGAAAGCTCTTGGCAGTGCTGGAGGGTGCAGCCAGAGGCACCTTCTCTCACACAGAGATTGGTGGCACAAAGAGAGGCAAAGCTCACAGCCTCCTCCTGGCAAAGTGCCACTAAGATCTCTGCCCACCCTCAACAGCACCTGACCTGCAAGTTCCACCCACTCCTGCGTTTAGAGCAGTCTTGTGGGTCATGAGTCATTTCTTGAGTCCTTCAAACTGCCGTATCGTCCCTTGGCCACTGAAGGGCAGCAGGACACCTTTGGTCTCCACTCTGTGTGGCCATGGTCCCTGGAAGTCTCCCGATTTCACTAGCAAGGTGTCATAGGAAGCACCATTCTCTGTGCGTTGCCCTCCCTGCTCTGGAGGCTTCACCCCACTACGGAACAGAGCAGATAACAACACTGCAAAACAAGGCACAAAGCTCATCACTAGCGCTGCAACCAGGAAAGCTCTCAGCTGTCCTCCTCCTCAATGGCCAGCCTGGTCTGCCTGGGACCTGTCAGGCAACAGCAGcgggaagaaaagagagaaagtgctGGAAGAGTTGGGAGCAAAACCAGGCTGCAAGCCACCTTACTTACCATGCTGGTGGCTGGTTTGCTGGCATGTGCCTCCATCTGCTGCCAGTACTTCTTCGATTCCTGCACGATATCTTCATGGGTCATTCCTGGGAACAAAAGGAGACAGGACTGAGCTATTCTGCTTTGGccaagagaagagagggagggaagggttgCAGGACTTCCTATGCTGGGGCTTAGGAACCCCTGTGTGGCTGACAGCAACCAACAGTCCCACTGGTAACGTCAGGACATGGGTTGTGAGGGGACCCACCACAGAACATGTTTAAGCACTGGCTAAAGAAGGTCCTCTCTCCACACAAGCCAAATGAAAGGGGAAGAGTTCGGTCTCCTGGGCTCATTCAGACCTAGCGTTCTGCTCCGGCTGTCTGCAAAGGACCCAGATGCTGCCTCCAAGATGATGATTCTTGACTAGGGGTCAAGACCTTGACCAAGGCTGTCCCCCAACACCATATCAACAGATCCTACCCAAGGCCCTGAAGACAACGCTTTGTTACTGTTGATTTACTGTATATTGGAGTTTTTGCCACTAGCTTGGAAGACCACAGGTATCCCACTGAGACATCTAGCATCTCCAAGACCCCAGAAGTCTCACCTAATCCCTGCTGGGATTAATTAGCCTGTTACACACTTCAAGTTGTGGGGGCTGCCCATCAATCAACTGGTGAAGAGGAAAGCTGAAATTCAACACAAACAAACACCAAGTGCAATTGAGGTAGCAAGGAAAGATCAACGGTGCAAAATCAACCAGCTGCTAGTATGTAACCAGCAAGGAAAGATCTGCAAGGTTTCAGGAATCAGAAATGCAACATCGGACAACAAGAAAAAGGGTTGGTCAGACCTTATCTAAGGAATTAGGTCCCGACCAACTCAAGTGGTGAGGGAACAGCCCCTACCAGCACCAACCAGCTAGATAGGCGCTACGATTCCCAGAGCAccaaacagcaagagaaaagtaTGTAAGAGTAGGAACTGTCTGGTCAATGTGAGGACTCTGTTACAAAAAAGCCATGATATTTAAGTGCTATAAAGACCCAAGATAGCTGCCAAAACAAACTGAAGCAAGTATCTTACAACAGCCAGCTGACTGCAACAAGTGGGGTGCTGAGGATGGCCTTGATGCAGCACCCCCAACACAGAGAGGTTGCAAaattgcttgctttgcttttgcctaCAGCTTTTATTATTGAAGTGAGGTGTTCCCCAGGCGTGCCACACTGACACGATCTTTGATCTGGGAGCCAGCACGTTCCAGACTTAAGGGCCAGCAAACACAGGTTTTCATCTCAGCTTAGGCTGTGTGTAACTTGGTAAGTCACAGCATTCCtgacctcagtttccccatctgtgaTTTCAGCTGTCCAGGTCCCTGCCAGGCAACAATAGCGCTGTTTGTACAGGGCTTTGACAGGATGAAAAGCATTCAGGGAACTTTACCATTCTTCAAGAACATTTGCTCAGGCCTCCAAAATGGCAGCTGCTGCATAGCTGGTACTACTCCCATCAGAGCTGTTTGTGGATTTTCTCCTTCTTAACAATTAATCCCAGAAGAAACTGTGTCGAGTTAGAAAAACTGCAACTCCCTCTTCCATGTCCAAGTAATCCAGGGCTGGACACAAGGCAGATCTGTATTTTGGGGACAAAAACTATAAAGCTGGGAAAACCACAGCAAAAAGTTAACGTGCTGCACTGGACCTGGCAGAGAAAGGGCCGAAGCAGCTCCCATCTTCTCCATTCTGAACACCTGCACTGTGATCCTCAGGGTGCAGAACCAACAGGAAAAGCATATACAGCTCTTGTCAGAAGACTGAATTTCAAATGAGGTTCTTAGCAAGTGACTGCCTTCTTTCAGTCCCAGAAATCTGAACTAACTCAACAATATGGTCTAGAAATGTGGTGgttggcaaaaaaaacccctcccaaataTGAAAGGGTGTTTTCCAATACACCAGCTCTCCAAAGCACAAACTGTCCCAAAGAGATGATCTGGGAACCAAAAGGCCCATGTGTTGATTACTTATAACATTTCAGCATCTTTTGCAACATCATTAGTGAGGACAAATACTCTGTGATTTCCACTGATGGAAGAAGATAGCAAAATATGCCTGTGAAAAGCTACAGTGAACAAGAAAACAGTCCTGCCTGTCCACATTTTCAGATCTTGGGAACCTTTACTCCACTAATACAATCCTTTATCCCCATGAACAAAGCCACAAGCTCTGTAAAAGCTTAAATGGCTGTGAAATGCAACAGCCCACTGGTTTCAAATGCAAGCTGCTATGAATGACGCCCCCTTCCTATTCTTGCCGAGCAAATGGTGCCCAAATCAAACTCTCTGTTCCAAAGCTAAAGCATTCCCAGAGAACGGCGACAACTACCTTTCATCTCTGATTCCATAATGAGGGCTACACTTAAGAGAGGTAATAAACTACCACTCCAGGAAGGCAAACTCACAAGGAAAGCAGGCTTATATATACAGCCCTGCAGAAAAAACCAAAGAGATGATGGCGCTCCCATTGTTGGAAAAGATGGGAATAAGCACAAGGCTTACTGACCACCTCTGCACCTAAACTCGTGGCTTGTTTCATCCCCTCAGCTTCCCCTTTGGAAATTACTTCTTCAAGTAAAGAAGGCAAGAAGCAAAAATCAGTCTAACCATTTCTTCTACAGGCTGAAGAGGAAGGAatagggagggagggaaggagggagcaaagaaactttttctaaaaaaaacaccaacaaaaataaaccaaccaTGGGGTGGGGAAAAGAACAAGGTGCTTGAATATTAGAGTGCCCAGAGTACTACGGGCAGTATCATAAGCACGTAGGGCAGCAATGGTGGCCTATGGCTCACAGGCAACATGCTGTCTTGGAAACTCTGgtgttgtaattttttaatttcctgtggcCACAAGTGAGGCCaaacaggaagaataaaagaTGGCATTTGCCACAGTGTGCTACTTGTTCATCACTGTCCCTCACAAGCCAAGGCAAGGCCAAGGACCGCACTGAACAACAGTGACAGGCACTTGAACAATAAATTAAAGAAGTTGCCCCCAATTACATCAAAGAATGGTGAGAAACATCCATAACATGTTTCCTCTCTGAAGTACTCCCATTACCAGGCTGGGTCCTGCACTAAACAAGACCCTGGGGTGAAAAAAGATGTAGGTAGCATTGTGGGTGGACCAGCATCCACTCAGTTAACAGGACAGCAGCAAGAGAAACCCTCCAACGtgtcagagaaagagagaggactgAAAGTGCCAGATCTGGCAGTGTCATTATATGAGTGACCTGAATATAATTTCTGCAATAGCCTCTTCAGAAGCATGTCATCAAAGCCTTTTTGGGAAACATGGAGTATCTTGTCTTTTCCCACTGTTGGTGAGTTTGTTTAGAGAAAGTGGAGATGCACAACCTTGCTTTATATAACTGCTTTGTCACCTGTGCATGCTGCCATTCTCACTGCACCAGACAGTCACTCAGGGGCCCAGCTGCTACTTAGGGTCTTGCACAGGATTTAAGCACCAAAACACCTCTGGGGATTCAGCCCTACCTAGTAATCATTTCAACTTATGCAGCTGGTTCCAAGGGAAAGGCTTCCTGGCCTGCAAATCACATTAGCACATGTAAAGGGACAAGGGCCAAATCATCTCACAGAACACCTTGGCCCTCTTTTCTGTGTCCCTGAGGAGACAGAGTAAGTATATGCACAAGTGAGTGACAACTTCTCAGTACTCCTAAATCACCCTCTTCCCCTCTCAACTGGCCTTGCGTACACACTGGAGGAAACTCAGGTATACACATCACCAGCCCTGCACCAAGTCACGCTCACCTGAATATTGCTGCAGCAGCCAGACCTTGAGCTCGATGAAACTATGAGCGAAGTGGCAGCTGTCCTCGCGCAGGCAACCATAACGCACCTCATGTCGGCACACGTCGAACTGGAAGTGCTCCTGGAACTGGCGGATCTTGGAGTATTTCAGGGAGGTGGAACGCACAATGTGGACCAGACACCTGCAGCCAGGCCAGAGAAATATGAAGCACCAGAGGATCAAATCTTCACCCCCTCCTCCTTACATATGACTTTCAGACATTTGACTGGGCAGGCAAAGGACACAGAAAATCAACTCTGGGAGAGGCAGACCCCCACTGGGAAAATCAAACCCCTGCCCTCCCACTCTATCAACCCTAGGTAGGTATTTTCAGCCTCCTCAGCCCATGGGTGATGCTCTGCTTAAGTTCAGAGATcagacacatttcaaaatatgcaGCAAAGATACCAACTCCTCTGGCTCAGCAAGTGCCTAAGTCTCAGGTTGCCAGGAACCAGAAGGGGTTGTATTACTTTACATGCTTCTTATACTTGTTTTCCTAAATGTTCATTACCAGCCAGTCAGAGGCAGGATCCGAGGTAGAGGATCTTTGGTTTGACTTTTATGTAAAGCCCAAACTGAAAGGCAAATTAAGTCAATGGAAAACTTAGGCTGACTCCAAAGGGCTTTGCTGATGCCTGAAATCCCGCAGCACCAGAGGCAAACACACAGGGTGAAGCACATAGTGCTATTTATCATGCTTTGAGCTGCCCTATGATTGGAACCcactgggaggaaagaaagaaagagaccAGGGCCCTGGAGTTAAACTGGCTGGACTTGTGAGAAATTGCTCCCATCAGCACAAAAAACGTTACTCACTTGTTGTCATGGAAACTGTGTTTGGCAGAAAGGTTGGAGCAGACAGATGGTGTGTCCTTGGTCCCTTTGCTGATAATCCGGGGTTTGCTGTCAAAGCAAATCTGAGAAGAGAAGAATTATCATGCTGGGAAAACCTTAGAGAGCAGTGAACCAGAGCCACTTCACTTGGAAGGGGAAGAAGAACCAGAGCCAGCCTATTCTAATGTTCAAAGTTAGAAGAAGCCTGGTGAAAACTTTGTGGTAgggctttaaaataaagcaagcgaATTTTTGGAAAAGCTTCCAGACAACATTTCTTGGCTTATTCTCAACAGTATCCTCCATTGTGGTTGGAAAAATTTTGGTCAGCGCCACATATTCTTTCCCAGTTAGCCAACAGAGGAAGAACAAGGGAGAAACGAtggggagaaataaaaaaccaGCCAGTTCACAGCAAAGAACATGTCCCTTTACATGTACCACTGCCAGTGTGGGAAACTGCTGCAGAGCATCAAGACGGTACGAGCCAATCCTTAACTGATTGACTCAGTGGCTCAGCACAGACATCAAGTGGGAAATTGTTGCATTACGGGGTTCTGATTTCTTAAGTAGCTGGGGCTAAATTACAATTTAAAGCAACATCTCaagacagaggaagagacaggTGATCCCATGAGGCTGTGTGCACCTGGTTCAGCTGCAGGGCTAAGGAGGAAATCTACCTCTCCTTTCTCCTACACAGCTGCATCCACTGCTCACTGCCCTTCTGGGATCAGGGCACTGGCTGGCacatatagaatcacagaatcatttaggttggaaaacacctttaagatcatcaagtccaactgttaacctagcactgccaagtctaccactacaccatgtccctaagcaccacatctacacgccttCTAAATACCTCCAatgatggtgactccaccacttccctgggcagcctgttccaatgcttgacagccctttgggtgaagaaattcttcctaatatccaatctaaacctctcctggcacaacttgaggccatttccttttgtcctatggcttgttacttgggagaagagactgacatccacctcgctacaacctcctttcaggtagttgcagagagccataaggtctcccctcagcctccttttcttcaggctaaacaaccccagttccctcagctgctcctcatcagacttgtgctccaggcccttcaccagcttcgttgcccttctctgcacatgctccagcccctcaatgtctctcttgtagtgaggggcccaaaactgaacacagtattcgaggtgcggcctcaccagtgccaagcacagggggacaatcacttccctagtcctgctggccacactgtttctgatacaagccaggatgctattgaccttcttggccacctgggcacactgctggctcatattcagccacctggcaaccaacacccccagatccttttctgctgggcagctttccagccactcttccccaagcctgcagcgttgcatggggttgttgtgacccaagtgcaggacctggcactcggccttgttcaacctcatacaactggccgcAGCCcctcgatccagcctgtccagatccctctgtagagccttccttgCCTCAAGAAGatcactcccgcccaacttggtgtcatctgcaaacttactgagggtgcactaaatccccttgtccagatcattgataaagatattaaacggAACTGGCCCcaatgctgagccctggggaacaccacttgtgaccggccaccaactggatttaactccattcaccacaactctttgggcccggccatccagccagttctttacccagcgaagagtacacctgtccaagccatgagcagccagtttctccaggacaatgctgggggaaatggtgtcaaaggctttactgaagtctaggtagacaacatccacagtctttccctcatccactaagcgggtcaccttgtcatagaaggagatcagcttagtcaagcaggacctgcctttcatgaacccatgctgactgggcctgatcgcctggttgtcctgtatgtgccacacaatggcactcaagatgacctgctccataaccttccctggcaccgaggtcaggctgacaggcctgtagttccccagaccttccttctggcctttcttgtagatgggcgtcacatttgcaaacctccagtcaactgggacgtCCCCGGtgaccaggactgctggtaaatgatggaaaggggcttggtgagcacttccaccagctccctcagtacccttgggtggatcccatctggccccatagacttgtgtgtgtctaagtggtgtagcaggtcactaaccatttccccttggattatgggggcttttttctgctccccatccccatcttccagctcagggggctgggtacccagagaacaactggtcttactattaaagactgaggcaaagaaggctttaagtacctcagccttttccttatcctttatCATTATGCTTCCCCCCGCacccaataaaggatggagattctccttagcccttcttttgttgctaatgtatttatagaaacattttttattgtcttttacagcggTAGCCAGATTACGATCTAgatgggctttggcccttctaatttcctccctgcataacctcacgacatccttgtagtcctcctgagttgcctgccccttcttccaaaggtcataaactctcctttttttccctgagttgcagccaaagctctctgttcagccaggccggtggtcttccccaccagctcatcttttggcacatggggacggcctgctcctgtgcctttaagatttccttcctgaagaatgtccagccttcctggactcctttgcccttcagggctgcctcccaagggactctgtcaaccagtctcctaaccaggccaaagtctgccctgtggaagtccaaggtggcagttctgctgacccccctccttacttctccaagagctgaaaactctatcatttcatgactGCTTATGCCCAAggtggcctccaaccatcacatcacccacaagtccttctctgttcacaaacaacaggtccagcagggcgccttccctagttggctcactcaccagctgtgtcaggaagttatactccacacactccaggaacctcctagactgtttcctctctgctgtattgtatttccagcaaacatctgggaagttgaagtcccccacgagaacaagggctagtgattgtgagacttctccgagctgcttacagaatatttggtctgcctcttcatcctggttgggcggtctataacagactcccaccatgatatctgccctGTTAGCCTTCCCCCCGATTCtcacccataaacactcaaccctatcgtcaccatcattaagctctagacagtcaaaacactccctaacatacagggctaccccaccgcctctcctgcctcacctattccttctgaacagtttatagccatccattgcagcactccagttgtgcgagtcattccaccatgtttctgtgatggcaactgtCAACATATCAATTGTCCAGATATATACTGAGGAGATGATGAAGGGTGCCTGCTCCCTCCCGCCAGCTCTGTACCTCACAGAGGAAGGTGAAGATGCCCTGATGTTCCTTGAGGAGCTTGGCAATGGTGAGGCTGCTCTGCTTGATCCCACCTAGCGGGTCAAAGAGGAGGTCACGGTTGAGggtccccttcctctcctccgtCCACACGTCGATCTCTTCCTGGTGGTACGCGAAGGTGCAGTTATCCCCGTACTTACAGTCCTGCTTGTTAAGCATATCTACAAAGCAACAAACAGCACACACCACCACACAGGGAGGGCAGCCCAGTCAGAAACTAAACTCTCTCTTGTGTCCTCCCACTGCCCACACCTCACAAGGagctgaaagcaagaaaacacagagttaaagaaaaaagaaaagacatctcCCCCCAAGTTTGTCTATATCAAGACATTCAGGAAAGTTAATGCAAACTACTGAATGGTGACAATCTCAAGTAATGCCATCTGTTGTGGAAACCATCTCAAAATGGAGGTCTGCTTTAATTCAGTGCCTGGCCAGGGACAGACCACGATTTAACCATCTCCTTTTAAAGCCAATCCAGATTAAGTTCTCCTAGCAGTCCAGCACTAAGGAGCCCTGTTATCTTGGCTCTTGCAACCTCCCCACTTCATTAGGTACTTTGTAATGACACTGCCTCAGTGACAAGTCTGGTCACATTGCCTGCATGTACGGAGGGATGGGCTGGAGCAaaggagcaggcagagagagCTTTTCCCTAGGCAGAACCACAGCCCTACCACGGGGCTGCTGGGTGGAGTAGGACTAATGCAGGCACATGTACAGAAGGCAGGTTCTCAGCAAAGCCCACATCGACAGGGCAGCTCCGAGTGCTTGGCTGTGCACAGCACCTCACTATGCCTTTGCAACTCTTCTGCTCCACCACTTTAAAAGCTGCCTGCTCTCCGCAGAATGGGAGCTCATTGCCTTTCATTGTACTGAGCCTCCCAGTCCATGGGCTACTGATGGGACAGGAAGACCCCAAAGACAGCAGGTGATACCAACTGGAAgtcctctcccagcctcccctggCACGCACCATAcagccccttcccagccaccTATCCCCTCCAGATCACCTTTGCACAGGTAATAGGATCCTAcaaagttggttttggttgggcGAGGACGGATCCTCTTCCAGGTCTTGTCTTCCGAGTTCTTCAGCCTGCCCAGCAGGATGTCCCGCTTACACTTGTGCTCCAAGCCTTCCCGATAGGTGTAATCACCAGCCTTGGGCCCTGCAAGAGAGAATAACCCCATCAGCCCAGGGAAAGACAACCCCTAGCCCAGGCCAGCGCTCTGGGTGGCAGAGCAAACGCATCACCTGTTTTGGGGTAGCAGATATGACAGGCTTGTTTGAAGATGTGAGTAGATGCCAGGGGGTTCTTCACCAGCAGGGCTGTGTTGGGCATTACTGGTTCCGGCTGAGACAGCAGGTGCTCGGTGACCTTGGGCACAGCTGGGTGACTTACTCCACCAAGGCTGACCTGAGCAAAACCACATGTAACTCTTTTCTCAGCTCTGCAACCACACAGGTAAGAAACCTCTCTAATCCCTTGGCCCATTCCAGTCTCACAAAAACcctcctcattttctctctcatcaAAATTTTCACATCTGAAACTGCATTTCCAAAAGAGCTGCACACAACCTTTTCAAAGACAACAAACAGCATGGTATGTTCTCTTCAAAGATGGGCCTTTTCTCTCTTGGTAAGGGACCTCAGTTTTCTATCACGAGCCACAGAACAAAATGTccccctcactccttcccatcccttccaTCATGACCAACTCTGCATTTGAAGACTCTCAAATCAACCCTATCCCAACCTGggtaaaaaacaaaccacttatCAGTGAGTCTTTAGGGAGCAGATTAATCTGAGGACAGAGACTTGGCTTCACACTGAAGTAGCACGGATAGCAGGATGCCAGGAACTTAAGAAAAATTCTTGTTCCAAGCTTGCTAACCATAGAGAATCCTCCCCTTTTCCTCCAAGACTGGATACATAGGACAGGGCCAGGACAGTGTATCTGGAAAAGCCTCCTGACAGGGGCAGAGATGAGCAAAGAACCTCACTAGTTTTAAGACAAAGCTGGCTTACTCCACCCCATCCTTCAGTGTTATGTGGCTGCCAGATATAGTGTGACACTGGCCTCCATGATCCTCTGTTTAGCCTACAACCTAGGTCACAGCATGTTTACCTTGGCAATATGCACAGCTGCAGACAAAAATGAAGATGGAACAAACGTCTTCCTACTGACTGGGGAAATCTTTACCTGCCTTGCCACAACATGGGAGGCAACACTCACTGGGGCAGGTTAAGAAGAGGGGCCCAAATTACCTACAAGTCACTACTACCTTGGCTCCAGAGCACCTTGGGACATCAGCACGGGGGAGCGGCTCACTCACCACGGGGGATGGTTTTTGGCTGCCAGGTGGGTGTCGCAGTTCCTGAGGGCTAGTTTCTTCTGGgcaaaagaaggggaaaaaagccccacaaaacaaaaccaatcattTTACTTTCAGAGGCAGTTCTGctcacagaaagacaaacaaatgcTTATTAAAtccatttgctttatttatttcataacatTTTAGTACTTTTTCCCCAAACCACCTAAGTCTTTGAAAAACTTCAGGAAAGGCCTTCTTGTTCCCCAAACCCTACTGAACCCAACTCTGTGCTGCTGAGCACTGGCATTCCCACGGTGGCAGCTCCAAGGCAGCCCAATGCTGAGGTGAATATGAGTGTTGAAGTGCTGACTGGACAACCTCTGcttttctcaaaatacttttGCTGCAATACTGGGGACACGTTAGTCAAGAAGAAACCTGCCTTCCCtcctgggacaggaggggacCTACTCTTTGCTGACCATCCTCCACAGCTTTGCTCCTATAGCCTTTCTCATTACTCCTGAGCTCGACATATTCAGCTGCTCTGTCCAAGGCATTCTACATTTGTACTCCCATTCTGCAGCACTGGCAGACAGAGCTATATGACAGACGTTCTCAGcactgaaggaaataattttggcaTGCATTCACAGCTAAAGCAGCACAAAACCCTGTCAGCCCTGCACCTACCAATGGCAAAGGAATCCAAGGCATCCAGTGACCCTCTGCTTGTCCCAAAGGAGTCCAGGGCATCAAGCCGTGAGTCTGTGTAGGGGAGCAGATCCAGGGAATCCAGCGAATCTAAGGTGGAGCCGCCACTTCCTCCCGGTGGGGCCTCGAAGGCATCcaggacagaggaggaggagagctgcttGGTGGGATCCATCACCAGGCCAAAGGAGGCAGGTGGCAGCGGGGTGGAGACAGGGATGCTGGCTGTCACGACTGGGGGCAGCAGTGGAGTTCCCCCCGGAAACACAGGGATCAGCTGGGGCATCTCTGTTGGCAGGTTGGTAGGAATGGTGCCCTGGACCAGAGACTTTGGGGAATCGAGAAGGGGGAGGATAAACAGCACATTAGGAACAAGGAGCAAAGAGTGAGCGAACACAGAGAGCAACAGACTCCCACTCAAGTGCGTGCTGTATTATCTGAAGCAAAAGGATACCTGGCAGCTCCATCCTCCTGCAGACTTCCCACAGACCTTCTAATCTATCTACATGGCACACAGTCTGGACCGAGGGCCCCGAGGAGGTGTCAGGCTACCTGAGCTCATCAGTCTGCAAGGCAGAGCCCTGCACTGGACACTTAAACCAGCTCAGGTTGAGAAACAGTGCAGCTGAGTACACACAGCGCCAAGGTCAGGGTAACGACCATTACTTGTGGCACCTCTCATTAGAACTTTTTGGCTCGAGAGGTATCCTGCATGAATATGATTATATTGCTTCCAGACCCAAGTTGGCTCACATAACATCAGCAACACTGGCAACTAAAATCCAACATAAGTATGAATACAGATTGTCTCTACAGCTCCTAGACCTCTTCAAAGAGCTTAGGCTGAATGCAGCCTGCACAAAATACAAGGAGATTAGAGCATGCCCACTGTATAAAATACATCCATCATTCCTACTTCAGCACACTCACTTCTACCCTCAGGCCTGCTTCAACTCCATGGACACCAGAGGCCAGGGGGAAGGTGATGGCGAGGGAAGGCTACCTTGGGTATCTTTTGAGGGGCAGCTCCATGAAATTGCACACAGCAAAGCAGGCTTGGAGGTGGGCTCTTTAGATACTCACAAGCCAGTTgcagaaataaaggaaggaaTGAATGAGTTTTGCCAGAGGAAGAGCTAGGAGGAAAGAgtgacagaaagagagagaggcagcATGCGTATCCACCTGCTCCAAGGACCTATTTGGAACAAGAAGCAGGGGACCCATGCAGCACCCACTCTTACTAGAGGGTATGGTGACCCTTCGGCGAGGGAGTCCAGGAGGGAGTCCAGTTCTTCCCCAATGATGTCCCCATCTGTGAAGTCCTCCACACTCTCAGGCACTGGCAGGGACACGCAGTCTGGAGACTGGAGCAAGCCGGCAGCAGGGAGCGAGGTAGGCAAGCCCTTTGCATCTGAGTCAGAGGGCAAAGGGGGCAGCCCCTCGCTCACAGGGATGGAGGTGGCCACAGGAGCTGGGAGGCACTGCAGGTCCATAGAGCAGTCTGTGATGAGGGAGAAACAGAGCCAGTCACCCAGGACAGCCTCTTGCAGGGGGCAAGCAGAGCACAGCCTGGCA
The genomic region above belongs to Mycteria americana isolate JAX WOST 10 ecotype Jacksonville Zoo and Gardens chromosome 1, USCA_MyAme_1.0, whole genome shotgun sequence and contains:
- the ZC3H7B gene encoding zinc finger CCCH domain-containing protein 7B isoform X5, with the translated sequence MERQKRKQEIEKGLQFIQSTLPLSQEDYEAFLQKLVRNLFAEGNDLFREKDFKLSLVQYVEGLNVADYAASDEVTIPKELLCKLHVNRAACYFAMGLYEKALEDSEKALSLDKENIRALFRKARSLNELGRHKEAYECNSRCLLSLPHDESVTQLGQELAQKLGLRVRKAYKRPQQELETFSLLSNGTSINLSNQATSNGLGSIDDIETDCSMDLQCLPAPVATSIPVSEGLPPLPSDSDAKGLPTSLPAAGLLQSPDCVSLPVPESVEDFTDGDIIGEELDSLLDSLAEGSPYPLSLVQGTIPTNLPTEMPQLIPVFPGGTPLLPPVVTASIPVSTPLPPASFGLVMDPTKQLSSSSVLDAFEAPPGGSGGSTLDSLDSLDLLPYTDSRLDALDSFGTSRGSLDALDSFAIEETSPQELRHPPGSQKPSPVVSEPLPRADVPRCSGAKVVSLGGVSHPAVPKVTEHLLSQPEPVMPNTALLVKNPLASTHIFKQACHICYPKTGPKAGDYTYREGLEHKCKRDILLGRLKNSEDKTWKRIRPRPTKTNFVGSYYLCKDMLNKQDCKYGDNCTFAYHQEEIDVWTEERKGTLNRDLLFDPLGGIKQSSLTIAKLLKEHQGIFTFLCEICFDSKPRIISKGTKDTPSVCSNLSAKHSFHDNKCLVHIVRSTSLKYSKIRQFQEHFQFDVCRHEVRYGCLREDSCHFAHSFIELKVWLLQQYSGMTHEDIVQESKKYWQQMEAHASKPATSMASPRAPTSSTFDLQMKFVCGQCWRNGQLVEPDKDLKYCSAKARHCWTKERRVLLVMSKAKKKWVSVRPLPSIRNFPQQYDLCIHAQNGRKCQYVGNCSFAHSPEERDMWTFMKENKILDMQQTYDMWLKKHNPGKPGEGTPLTSREGEKQIQMPTDYADIMMGYHCWLCGKNSNSKKQWQQHIQSEKHKEKVFTSDSDSSCWSYRFPMGEFRLCERFQKSKACPEGDECRYAHGQDELTEWLDRREVLKQKLAKARKDMLLCPRDDDFGKYNFLLRDGV
- the ZC3H7B gene encoding zinc finger CCCH domain-containing protein 7B isoform X7 → MERQKRKQEIEKGLQFIQSTLPLSQEDYEAFLQKLVRNLFAEGNDLFREKDFKLSLVQYVEGLNVADYAASDEVTIPKELLCKLHVNRAACYFAMGLYEKALEDSEKALSLDKENIRALFRKARSLNELGRHKEAYECNSRCLLSLPHDESVTQLGQELAQKLGLRVRKAYKRPQQELETFSLLSNGTSINLSNQATSNGLGSIDDIETDCSMDLQCLPAPVATSIPVSEGLPPLPSDSDAKGLPTSLPAAGLLQSPDCVSLPVPESVEDFTDGDIIGEELDSLLDSLAEGSPYPLSLVQGTIPTNLPTEMPQLIPVFPGGTPLLPPVVTASIPVSTPLPPASFGLVMDPTKQLSSSSVLDAFEAPPGGSGGSTLDSLDSLDLLPYTDSRLDALDSFGTSRGSLDALDSFAIEETSPQELRHPPGSQKPSPVVSEPLPRADVPRCSGAKVSLGGVSHPAVPKVTEHLLSQPEPVMPNTALLVKNPLASTHIFKQACHICYPKTGPKAGDYTYREGLEHKCKRDILLGRLKNSEDKTWKRIRPRPTKTNFVGSYYLCKDMLNKQDCKYGDNCTFAYHQEEIDVWTEERKGTLNRDLLFDPLGGIKQSSLTIAKLLKEHQGIFTFLCEICFDSKPRIISKGTKDTPSVCSNLSAKHSFHDNKCLVHIVRSTSLKYSKIRQFQEHFQFDVCRHEVRYGCLREDSCHFAHSFIELKVWLLQQYSGMTHEDIVQESKKYWQQMEAHASKPATSMASPRAPTSSTFDLQMKFVCGQCWRNGQLVEPDKDLKYCSAKARHCWTKERRVLLVMSKAKKKWVSVRPLPSIRNFPQQYDLCIHAQNGRKCQYVGNCSFAHSPEERDMWTFMKENKILDMQQTYDMWLKKHNPGKPGEGTPLTSREGEKQIQMPTDYADIMMGYHCWLCGKNSNSKKQWQQHIQSEKHKEKVFTSDSDSSCWSYRFPMGEFRLCERFQKSKACPEGDECRYAHGQDELTEWLDRREVLKQKLAKARKDMLLCPRDDDFGKYNFLLRDGV